In Prunus dulcis chromosome 1, ALMONDv2, whole genome shotgun sequence, the following are encoded in one genomic region:
- the LOC117621037 gene encoding homeobox-leucine zipper protein ATHB-13-like, translating into MTGNGMAFFSANFMLQTPHDHDDHQPPTSLNPMLPSCTPQDFHGVASFLGKRSVSFSGIELGEEAHGEDDLSDDGSQAGEKKRRLNMEQVKTLEKNFELGNKLEPERKMQLARALGLQPRQIAIWFQNRRARWKTKQLEKDYDVLKRQFEAIKADNDALQAQNQKLQAEILALKSREPAESINLNKETEGSCSNRSENNSDIKLDISRTPAIDSPQSTHPNPTSRTLFSSSLIRPPSGVAQLFQNTSRPEVIQCQKIDQMVKEESLTNMFCGIDDQSAGFWPWLETHQFN; encoded by the exons ATGACGGGCAATGGGATGGCCTTCTTCTCAGCAAATTTCATGCTTCAAACCCCTCACGATCATGACGATCATCAACCTCCCACTTCTCTCAATCCAATGTTGCCTTCCTGCACACCTCAAGATTTTCatg GTGTGGCATCATTCCTAGGAAAGCGATCAGTGTCATTTTCAGGGATTGAATTGGGTGAAGAAGCTCATGGGGAAGATGATTTATCAGATGACGGGTCACAGGcaggagagaagaagaggaggctTAACATGGAACAAGTGAAAACACTTGAGAAGAACTTTGAGTTGGGGAACAAGCTTGAGCCTGAGAGAAAAATGCAGTTGGCCAGGGCTCTTGGCTTGCAGCCAAGACAGATTGCTATATGGTTTCAGAACAGGAGGGCAAGGTGGAAGACAAAGCAATTGGAGAAAGACTATGATGTCCTTAAGAGACAGTTTGAAGCAATCAAAGCAGATAATGATGCCCTCCAAGCTCAGAACCAAAAACTTCAGGCAGAG ATATTGGCATTGAAAAGTAGAGAACCAGCGGAATCTATCAACCTCAACAAAGAGACAGAGGGCTCTTGCAGCAACAGAAGTGAAAACAACTCAGATATCAAGTTGGACATTTCAAGAACGCCAGCTATCGACAGCCCTCAATCTACTCATCCAAATCCAACCAGCAGAACCCTCTTTTCATCCTCTCTAATAAGGCCGCCTTCTGGAGTGGCACAGCTCTTTCAAAACACATCAAGGCCTGAAGTAATCCAATGCCAGAAGATTGATCAGATGGTCAAAGAAGAAAGCTTGACCAACATGTTCTGTGGCATTGATGATCAGTCTGCAGGGTTTTGGCCATGGTTAGAAACACATCAATTCAATTGA
- the LOC117621046 gene encoding uncharacterized protein LOC117621046, protein MASTPILSPTPTTTSLVHHHHHHHQSLHLSSKLPFPTRPTSCNNKRPLTRLHVSTPTNKPNTTTTTTTSKKPTTETIFFDGGAHYGDLLANLILGFTLLWLPLTLAAVFRAFFLRYRFTNLRVTVISGLTGQDRSDFSYKVIKDVQVVPRFIGEWGDIIITLRDGTKVDLRSVPKFREIAKYCLSLADKPAVLKEKGSKGF, encoded by the coding sequence ATGGCCTCCACTCCAATTCTCTCTCCCACTCCCACAACCACCTCTTTagtccaccaccaccaccaccaccaccaatcTTTGCACCTCTCCTCCAAACTACCCTTTCCCACCAGACCCACTAGTTGCAATAACAAGAGACCACTCACCAGACTCCACGTGTCCACCCCAACCAACAAACcgaacaccaccaccaccaccacaacctcCAAGAAACCCACGACGGAGACCATCTTCTTCGACGGCGGAGCCCACTACGGCGACCTGTTGGCCAACCTTATTCTGGGCTTCACTCTTCTCTGGCTGCCGTTAACTCTGGCCGCCGTTTTCAGGGCCTTTTTTTTGAGGTACAGGTTCACCAACCTGCGGGTGACGGTAATCTCGGGACTGACAGGTCAGGATAGGAGCGATTTCTCGTACAAAGTGATCAAAGATGTTCAGGTGGTGCCGCGTTTTATCGGTGAGTGGGGTGATATTATCATCACTCTGAGAGATGGTACGAAAGTGGACCTGAGGAGTGTGCCTAAGTTCAGAGAGATTGCCAAGTATTGCCTCTCGTTGGCTGATAAGCCTGCCGttttgaaggaaaaaggaTCTAAAGGCTTTTAA